Part of the Citrus sinensis cultivar Valencia sweet orange chromosome 2, DVS_A1.0, whole genome shotgun sequence genome, CTGTTGGGATCTCCAAGTGATCAGCCCGCCATgtcatttcacattttcaagGTCTATAAATGACTCTCAATGTATggcaatttcttttatttcttcttaaaattttttatttaattttcagcaCGAAAGTAGTTTTTTGcttgttttttcttattttgcttCTTGctttagattttatatttagtGCAGTACCAGTgtatgtttgtttgtttgcttgatGATATGGGTTGGGAATTGGGATCTGAGAATTCTATCTAGTGCAAGTTAAACTTGAAAGAGAGTTTTTAACAAGTTAAAAGTTGGCTTTCATGTATGTTAGTGTTTTGttatcttttaactttttttttaataaaagaatttcttATCTGCTGTTTTCTTCGTTCTTTTTCTAAGGGGGCATGGCATTAGGGTTTAAtggatttttttcccctagCATTTTTTAGATTGGGTTAGGAagtttctttccttttctagaaaaatatattcttataGCTTTtactgtttttctttctttcctttttcttttttaaaatatatattagtaaAGGCAAAgctctaatattttattctcaatTGCCGGCCGCCGCTTCTGATTTTActcatgttttctttttgtcaatctttcattttctcataCTTTTGTTTAATTCTAGCTCTGTTAAGGTTTTGGATGATTAATTGTATGTGATAATGCTCCTTAGTTTCTGCTCAAAAGAATATGCCATTTATCTTATGATGTAAACTTTGCTTTCTCTTGTAAAGAAGGAAGAATGAATGGTCATTGATGTTATTTTAGCCTTTGAGTCGACAATCCAGATTGTGCATGAATTTGAAACTTCATTGGCTTTGAATAAAATTCTAGTTGGATCATGCTTCTCTTTAAGCTGCTCCAATATAAGTAAATATGGTAATTGAAATTCAAAGTATTGGTTGTTGTCCATCTGCCATTAGATTAAAGAAAGTTGATTTTGGAAGTTCTATTAGAGGGTTTTCTGATTGtattattactcttttatGCAGATATATAATCCTTGCCCAGACTCAATACAAATTTGCTTGACAATGAGAGAGAGCACACCTGTCAGCATTCGTGCAAATGGCAAGGCTGTCTACTAGCGTGCTCTCTACCATTGTCATAAAATTTGCTTAAAGCAGTTGAATATTGTCTGTCGGCACTGTATAATAGCAACTGAACGGAAGCAGGTGATTCTGTACTCTTAATTTTCAAAGCTGAAATTCAGATTTGAGGTATTCttatcatttattataaaggtttttagtttttctatCTTACGTCATATTATTTAGattcatcaattttattgttgatttttattgtaaaagatGAATTTCAATTACTTTTGATGCTTTGAAGCAAGGTGgtgtaataatttttagagttgggaaaaacaaaaaattaactgGCAAAGCATATTGTGTAagtgtaaataattttgaaatggaAGAAACAACCAGCTCACTGCCATTAATATCTAATAGGATCCGTTGTTCTGGTATTGAGAGGCTGTGACCAACATGGATTTCCTTCTGTTGGTCCGAACATAAGGCATTCTTCATACATGATGCTAACATAGTATTTAGTGCTgtgaagatgaaaaaaaaaaattgaaggagaTTTTTAGTTGCTTTTCTCTATCCACTTCTTTATTTTGCCTATTTTCTTATGTTGTGTAAATATtttgactatttcatttttttccctttctgagagaaatttttaggttttaaGGTTTCAGCCTTAAgttctttctattttttagcACTTACTATAATACACAAGAATATatgatgaataaattaaataaagaggGTACATAACCTACaggatatatatttttttttccaacaataATTCATATCACTATGGGTTTGGATTGTTATTGTTCCtcatatcatatttatctaGATATCAAACATTTAGTTTGGTTGATGGCCTAATGTCAATCAAGCACAATGGAacctttttttcaaatatatatatatatatatatatatatatatatatatatatatattcttttatggATCCTTTTCCTTaccattaataaaataaatagatcaTTGTTATAGGGTAAGTGAAAACTTTTACTCGATTTGTGTATTTCTAATATTTGTAAGTATTTGCTCTAATGTTTGCATCCCATCTTTTCCAATAATGCTATGCATATGAGCTTGGGATATGAGGTGGTAATTGACTTAGCACCGTAGAGGTTGTTGtaaattattctaatattCATAGGAAAGTCTTACAGGGGTACCAAATTAACCAGCAGATCAGCTCTGATATGacttttatatttcaaattatgcaTGTGTAGCAttaattcttctaatttaaGTCATCTGTGCAGCAATAGTAATCACTAATTAAGCAAGCTATCATGCTTTCTTGTATGGTAATTGCCAAGCCACAATTTGTACGTTAGTATCGTTCATTGACACCATGGAACATTTATGCACATATGAAGTTATGGTTTTCTTGCTTCTGACTAAGTTGATGATATACTACAAGTTTTATCTCATGCAGATTTGTGGATTCAAAGATCTTGGGTTATTCTCGAATGCTACATCATCAAACCttgcttttgtttgaaaaCTGGATTTTTTGGACGTGGATGAAAGACTTATTCAATCTATGCCAAAGCTCAATCCCTAAAAACTCAATCTGAAAGAACTTTAAACTATACAAGTCTTTATCAAACATTATATTTACCAGGTTATAATGGATATAAAATAGCAAAAGGTCCATTTGTTTTTGCATTTAGTATATgtatgcaatttactttagTGTTACAACAgtttaaataactttttttttcaaaccagTGAGGCATGTTTCATCTTGAACATCAGggtcaaaaatcaaaatctataCTTGGGTGAAGTTGAATAGAAAATCTGATTCACTTTCTGTGCCAACTGCATTAATTTGGCTTTATGGCTGGCTTCACTTGGATGAGGTAATTTGTACAATGAGGTTGGTTATTCATTCACTTTCTTGAACagttatataaatgaaatcaTTTTGCATTGTAGAAGGTTGCCACTGCCATGAGAAAAAAGATGGGCTCTATTATTGAGTATTtccttctctctttttcttcatttgcgAGACACGTTGAAGTTCTTGCTTGATGGAGACGAAATAGGCCTTTTGATGGTCATTGAGCAGAATGGTTCATGCAAGGGTACTGCCTTTGATCTTTTGAATATCTTGCAGTTGACTTCTCCATCATGTTACCTTGGAGATTCGGTTGATTGTAAGTCTAAACTCACTGCTTGTCCCTTCATGGAGACAAAATAGGTCTTTCATTCAGCCAACAATTTCTGtagttttcttaataatttctAACCATTTGTTGATGTACTttcacaaatagaaaatcaatgAGTATACGATGGCTTGAAGAACGAGGTTGTTATTTGCTCATTGTTTTTTAGGTTTTctacattttaatttagaagTCTTTGGTGATTTCTCAAATTGGAAGGAAATGGAACCGATGTTATACATATGGCAAGCATGTAGAGAATCCTGGTGAGAAAGTAGCCTGAACAGGAGTAATCGGCATATCATTTGAATCTTGGAAGAATCTTTTGCTGGTCAAGAGATGGATGCATAGCAAAGGAAGGACCTAAAGCTGctgattaattatatttgttgtGGCGAAGTATTTTGGTTGTACATTGCAAATGCAAGTTATTCCTGTGTCTACACAGTCCCCGACTAACATACACATTAAGAAAGAGCTGCTTCTAATGCTGGGTTAGATACTTGTGATATATATAACTGCAAAGATTTCAGCATGCTGCATTTTTGCTGTCTTTTGCTTTGCACGAACTGTTGGATGATGAAAAGTGTAATGAGTAACATTTTGTTTCCTATATAATATACTCTTGATGATTACTGATTCACTAGGGCATTGAGTAACTTGTATGTGGAGGTATGGAGTGTAGTTTGAGAAACAAAAGTGCCGCTGGGTGGTGGTTTGAGTTAgctttttacttttaagtgGATGCTGGAGTCTTGGAGTCAGAAGTGTCCGGAAATTACAGAATGtacatcataaaattttagtatctCCTTGCATTGTATTTGCAAGAGAATTTTATctgtaaatataaatcaatgtATCCCCCTAGTTTGGGTGGAATCTTACTTATCTTGGTTCTTTCTTCCATATGAATCAATAACCATATTGGTATTATTAAATGCCAactaataatcaataattttattgttatttttcttgtttcttccTCATATCACACATACCATTGTATGAAAGCTTCCCTTATTTCAGTAAGATATACTCTATGTGATCCTATTATCGATGAAAAAAG contains:
- the LOC102607314 gene encoding uncharacterized protein LOC102607314, which codes for MDINITKGSKIKIYTWVKLNRKSDSLSVPTALIWLYGWLHLDEFLLDGDEIGLLMVIEQNGSCKGTAFDLLNILQLTSPSCYLGDSVDCFLHFNLEVFGDFSNWKEMEPMLYIWQACRESW